A part of Rhinatrema bivittatum chromosome 16, aRhiBiv1.1, whole genome shotgun sequence genomic DNA contains:
- the LOC115077390 gene encoding olfactory receptor 5V1-like gives MEHEKRATGNHTNVTEFLILGFSEFPELQLHLFALFSLLYLMAVLGNLLVICIVCADPHLHTPMYFFLANLSILDISSLTVTVPKLLAILLTHGNTISFGECILQMYSFLAFVEVEFLILTAMAYDRYVAICNPLRYAIVMNKRVCAFLAAVSWVTGFLEIIPHTVVTSRFSFCDSNVISHFFCDFTAVLKLSCSDTSVIQPMTFVASVFSGFTPFLLTLTSYVFIISTILKIRSAEGKSKAFSTCSSHLTVIILLYGTMIGVYMQLGTENTVKSSKLPTAIYIVSLPLLNPLIYSLRSKELNVALKKAISRKSTFLVS, from the coding sequence ATGGAGCATGAAAAAAGGGCCACGGGAAATCACACCAATGTGACAGAATTCCTGATTCTGGGGTTCTCGGagttcccagagctgcagctccATCTCTTCgctctcttctcactcctctacctgatggccgtgctggggaacctcctcGTTATCTGCATAGTATGCGCCGATCcacacctgcacacccccatgtatttcttcttggcCAACTTATCTATTCTAGACATCTCTTCCCTGACAGTCACTGTTCCAAAATTACTGGCAATCCTTCTGACACATGGTAATACCATATCATTCGGTGAATGTATTCTACAGATGTATTCATTTTTAGCCTTTGTTGAAGTAGAATTTCTGATACTAACCGCCATGGCTTATGATCGTTATGTTGCGATATGCAACCCCCTGCGTTACGCCATCGTCATGAATAAAAGAGTCTGTGCTTTTCTGGCAGCCGTCTCATGGGTAACAGGTTTCCTAGAAATAATCCCACACACAGTTGTTACATCCCGgttttctttctgtgactccaATGTCATCAGTCACTTCTTCTGTGACTTCACGGCAGTTCTAAAGCTTTCCTGCTCAGACACATCTGTCATTCAACCTATGACATTTGTAGCATCGGTGTTTTCAGGCTTCACCCCTTTTCTCCTCACCCTGACATCCTACGTGTTTATCATCTCCACCATTCTGAAAATCCGTTCTGCAGAGGGGAAGAGCAAGGCTTTctctacctgctcctcccacctgacAGTCATCATTCTCTTATATGGGACTATGATAGGAGTGTATATGCAACTTGGGACAGAAAACACTGTGAAATCAAGCAAGCTGCCTACCGCAATATACATAGTATCTCTCCCATTGTTAAACCCTCTTATTTATAGTTTGAGAAGCAAAGAGTTAAATGTGGCCCTGAAAAAAGCCATAAGCAGGAAGTCAACATTTTTAGTCAGTTAA